From Vigna angularis cultivar LongXiaoDou No.4 chromosome 11, ASM1680809v1, whole genome shotgun sequence:
ttgagagggtcgcacctcccacaaaagttgtgcataaaagaatgcagtacagtgctaggaagtgactcctaggtcgtctctcaaggaccaattttggttcagtctcagatcaacaCGTAGTGAGGGAATTTGTGAAAGGTTTGTGAATgcaattaaactaaaaaaatgaaaattaaacacaaccgaGCTCCTAGAGGAAAGACGTTGCAGAAGCCCTTGATTGAGCCCATGTGATTGaacacataaataaatttaagcaCCATGCaaatggaataaaataaaataaacaagggAGTAACCGAGAATGGATGTGACAATTGTAATGAAAATGTTGGAAGTAGAAGTAGCTTTTTagaataaagtaaaagaaaattctttCAAGGCATGACACCTTTGCTAACGTAAACCTTTCTccaaaatgaaatgaaagatgctccaaaataaaaactaactaTTGAAagctttttgtctttttttttttttaaaatgaaaccaACACTTCGCTTCTTCCTGGAATAATCACCATCCTATTCCAAGAAAGCAAAACCGGTGCTGCACCTCCTCTTCAATCAATTACGTTTTTCTCATGtttaaaaagaaagcaaaaaaaataaaaaataaaaaaggtggAAAAGAGAGCTGCTGCTGGACCCAATAACATGTGCATTATCTAAGAGAGGCAAACACAAAAAAACATGTTCATTTGCAAAATGAAAACAAGTGTGACTTCTAATAGGACCGTCCCACTCTCTAAAAGCAAAATGAAAGTATATTTGCTGGAATCAAAATCATATCACCGTGCAAACAAACTAAATGAATTGAAAGCATCATACACTACTACTACATGGACCACTTTCTTCCGTGAAAATCATATGCTGGTGGACCAATGCTGCACTTCTCCAAGCTACAAGAAAGAATCACACAATTCTTGCCATTGTGACCGAGAACCCCACCTCCATGTACATCCACTTCTTCCAGCATTTTCTCCTAATAAATCACCGTGACAGCAGCTTCTTCTCTTCATCTCCACGCTCCAGTTCATGCatctaaagaaaagaaagtttaAAGTATTATGCTACTGGAATAAAAGAAACTTGTGCTTGCTAAATACTGCTCCACTTCAGCCATGACAACATGCTCTTCTCCAAATTCAATCACGCTCTCTTCCTCAACCGTAACCCTCCATCTCTCAATCTCCGTTCTCcctcccttttcttttttttactgtGGCGGCTGGTCACTTAAAACCTCATGTGCCCTCTTTTCCTGACCCGTGTTGCTGCTGTCCGCGTGGTGGATTTCCGTGTGCACCTCCATGAAGAATGAACGTTGTTGCTGCTGGAAAATGAATGAATGTGGCTGCTTCTCATGTGGGCCGCTGTGTGGAGATGGTGGAACGCGTATCTTCGTGTGCACCCCCTCTCCAAAGCCAAGCTCATAAATTACCTCATGCACCTCCAAAAAGTAAATTCACACCTCTCTctttttagtttaaacaaaatGACCTCCAAAATGTcccaaatattatccaacaattttcctacaattaataataaaaataattagctcaaataattcaaattaattaaaataagaatttttggtcaaattaagcacaattagcaaaaatagaaaaataccggacatttaagcacaatttcctgattaattctagcacaataagctaagtgaagtgaataaaatattgactcatcaaccgcccgggcgccctttgCTGATCCGGCCCAGTTTTTGCTTTGTTTCAACTTTTTTGGACCGGGCCTTGTTCCAACTCTTTTTAAAGGACCCTGGCActctaggtttggtatcttTCGCTGAAGCAACACAATAGCACACTCTtttactctctgaaggcggatctggaggcagaagcttcctcttctactcttagggttttactatctcatgtttttccattgtacatctagtttctccatgtctattggaaactaaactctatttgttgggaaatgatgtaaccttgtgaactctcatgcatttgaattgattcttaatcatatatgctttattcattaattgttagggaattcatctgttttaatgcttgctctatttaactcatttagttgtatgatttatgaattgcatgagtgccaggaggttccttacaattcaggttcttgttgaattctcccaagggtaatatttctcaaggatgagggtatgagtacttggtcgtcttaagctcttgatcttcagacttaattctCTAGGAACGTTAGGAATtacacgaactaggaattaaggcaggcttattgcgccaagggattgggttctaagtactttagtgagtgacgttaacattaatgcataaagaggaattcttatatacatgagagggaacctGGTGAAATCtaactccaacaacatattcatctcatattaaacaacatccgttcatctctgtgttactctactattgatcaatttgcattcatattttattttatgtttttgcatcGCAAACCAATGGTctcgtttattttaagtcttaattaattaatttatcacacgactgtttagtgccgagagtcctctaagatacgatacttggtcttaccattttatattacttgtgtgatttggtacacttgtcaatccattaaaaagtttttggcgtcgttgtcggAGACTCACGATTTAAACCATTCTATATttgtgattcttaattaattttggctttattttattttattttgttttattttattttcgtatctttaatttttaattttatttttatttttgctaacaatattttctagaatttttagcttgcaggatgcaattcgaacAAGTTGTCAgtcaacaacaatggcagcaacaaccttctctatcagaaagatgggctaagatggatgacacccttcaataGTTACTACAGGTGTctgattctcatcataaaagcaATCAAGCAGCATTCAAGAGGATAGAGAAGCAGCTCTGTCACATGATTCAGAAGCTGGATGATCTATGGAGTAACCTGAAAGCCAACTCCAAAGAAGAATGCAACGTTATTGTTACTAGAAGTGGCAAAGTTTTAGATGAgaggttgagtgaaaaagaagagagagaaaaaaaagaaaaagaagagagagagaaaagaaaaagagagagaagaaaaaaaaaagaggaagaagatgagagaaagaaaaaataatcttatGAAAAGccccttccttatccaaagaattattccagaaaggaaaaagtaaaacaatttgagcgtttcatggaaatcttcaagaaattggagattaatatACCCTTCTCTGAAGCTCTGCAACAAATGTCttcatatgctaaatttttgAAGGAGCTCCTCACAAAGAAAATGAAGTACATTGAAGAAGAAACTATTGAAGTTCAAGGAAACTGTAGTGCTATCATACAAAAGCTCCTACCCCCTAAGtataaagatccaggaagtttcatCATTCCCTGCATTATAGGGAATATCTCTGTTGGAAAATCACTTATTGATCTGGGAGCCAGTATTAATCTCATGCCGTTATCCATGTTTGAAAAGATTGAGGGGTTGGAACTCAAGCCTACTCGGACGACTCTTCAACTTGCAGACAGATCTCTGAAATATCCTTATGGGGTAGCTGAAGATGTGCTTGTGAAAGtagataaatttctttttcctgTGGACTTTCTCatcatggagatggaggaggatGTGAATGtacctcttattcttgggagatCTTTTATGAAGACAAcaagagttttgattgatgtggAAAATGGCAAACTAAAGGTAAGAgtgcaagatgaagaagtaaattttgatgTCTTTAAAGCCATGTCTCACCCAAAAGAT
This genomic window contains:
- the LOC108332809 gene encoding uncharacterized protein LOC108332809; the protein is MSSYAKFLKELLTKKMKYIEEETIEVQGNCSAIIQKLLPPKYKDPGSFIIPCIIGNISVGKSLIDLGASINLMPLSMFEKIEGLELKPTRTTLQLADRSLKYPYGVAEDVLVKVDKFLFPVDFLIMEMEEDVNVPLILGRSFMKTTRVLIDVENGKLKVRVQDEEVNFDVFKAMSHPKDDKECFYLDALDEICMIQENNASDTLSLEEILVDTCEELNEKEEELIDE